GTGACCGAGCAGACCACCCACGATCCGCAGTCGGACTTCACTGTGGCCCGTAGGAACCACGTGCTCCGTCAGAAGATCAACGACGATGGTGTCATCGTTGCCCGTGTAAAGCGCGATGTCGCCCGCGCGGCCCGCCGCGGCGACCGCGTGGACCACGTCGAGTGTCTGGTACCGGTTGAACGGAGCAATTTTGATCGCGACGACGTTGGGGATTTCCACGAAGCGTTTCCAGAAGGCGCGGGAAAGAACCCGTCCTCCGGCCGTTGGCTGAAGGTAAAAGCCGAACAGCGGAATTTCCCGCGCGACGGTTTCACAGTGAGCGACGAGTTGTGTGTCATCAGCGTCCTTCAAGGCGCCAAGCGAAAGCAGTCCGGCGTGATAGCCGGTCTCACGGGCGAAGCTTCCCTCGGTCACGGCCTGCTTCGTTCCGCCACAGATCCCGGCGATCCGAACGGTCTGTCCGTTCTCGCGCCGATCACATTCAGCAAGCGTTTCCGCTGCGAGTTCAAGCACCGGCTTGAACAAGGCGTGCTTTGGATCGCGGATTGCGAATTGGGTTGTGTGCACACCCACTGCGACACCGCCCGCGCCGGAGGCGTGATAATAGCGCGTCAACACCCGCTGACGTCGCTCGTCCAGCTTGCGCGCGGAAGTCAGCGCCAGGGGATGAGCGGGGATGACGATGCCTGCGCGAAGCTTCGCCGCTACCCATGCGGGCGGTTGGGAGAATTCGGCCATGTTCAGTACCGGCCGTCGCACACTTCGAAGTGCGTTGGTTTGTCCAGATAACGCCCGCCGTTCTTCACCCAATGTGCCGTCCAACGAATGATGCTGTCGAGCGGCGTGGCGGGAGCACCCAGTTCCGTGCAAAGTTTTGCCGGGTCGGAGAGCAGCGCCGTTCCCGATTCGCTGCCGGTAAATTTTGCGCGCCGGCCGAACAGCTCGGCGAACTTTGAGGCGGCCTCTCGCACGGATATGACTGTTGGACAGCAGAGGTTGAAGGCCGATGGCGGATTCGACGCCAGGGAAAGCGAACGAAGGATCATGTCACAGGCATCGCCCTGCCAGATGCAGTTGAAGCAGCCGTTCGCGAGGTCGATCGGCTCGCCGGCCCAGACCTTGCGCGCGATGTCCGCCAGTACCCCGTAACGGAGTTCAACGGCATAGTTCAGCCGAATCACGGCAACGGGCGTTCCGTTCTTCCGCGAACAATACTCGAACACGCGTTCGCGGGCGACCGCCGCGTTTGGATATTCGCCCAGCGGGGTCAGCGGATGCGACTCCTTCGCGCCCCCGGAATCCACCGGCACATGCGGATACACGTTGCCGGTGGAAAGCGCGACGATGCGAGCCGAGCGATAGCGCGCGGCAGCGGCTGCCGGCGCGAGGGTGTTCACCGCCCAGGTCATGGACGGATTCTCCGTCGTGCCAAATTTCAATCCGACCAGGTAAATGACATTCATTGAGTCGGGCAGATCGCGGATGTTGTCGTTCTCGAGCAAATCCGCGCGCCGGGTTTTGATCCCCTGCTCCTCGATTCGCCGACGCGCCGCCTCGCTGGAAAAGCGGCTCACGGCGATGATCTCGAGCTTCGAGCCGGCCGCCTCCGCGGCCCGTCGCGCCAGAACCCCCACTGTTGCGCCCATCTTGCCGCCCGCTCCAAGAATCACCAGCGGGCTGGAGACACTGCGGATGAATTCGATCAACACCGGCCCCGGCCGGGTCAGGACCGAGTCAAGCTGTTCTTCGGATTCGATGGGGCCAGTGGCCATGGTCGGTCAAAACAAACCGGTGCAATCCCCGCTTTTAGTCGCCGCCGCCCGATTCCGCAAGCGCGCGTCGCAGCGAGGGACCAACCAGCGGTTCCCGCTGTACGAAGGAAAACGGTGGAAACCTTGGTTTCAATTGAACCTTTTCTCGCTTCCCGCATTCCACTGGTTGTAAATGCTGGCAGTGGCTGAACGCGAAGAAATGCCCGTTCCACAGGCCAGGGCCGGAGATCCCGCCGCCTGGGATGCTCTTTTCAGGCGCTACCAACTGCCTCTTTACACCTATGTGTTTGAGTTGATCAAAGATGAGCAGGCTGGGCTCGATATTATCCAGGAAACTTTCATCGGCGCGGTGCGAAACATCGCCGGCCTGCGTGAGAATAAAAAGTTCGGGAGCTGGCTCTTTGGCATCGCTCATCAAAAATGCGTTCAACGCTGGCGTAAACAGAATCGTGAAAAGGACGCGCTTGAGGAAATTGCTGCCTCCCCGACTGAAGCTGATGATGATCCGGCACGCCTGCTCATCCGACAGGAACAGGAAGTCGAGTTTATGGAAACGCTGAATCAACTGCCGCCTGCACAGCGTTCCGTGGTGTTGCTGCATTTTATTGAGGAATTCTCAATCGAAGAAATCGCCGGCATCACCGGCGTGCCGCCCGGCACCGTGAAATCGCGCCTGCATTACGCCAAACAAGCACTCAGAAAGTTGTGGAAAGAGGAATCAAATGAAAAGTCCGCGTGAAGTTTTGTTGAAGCGACATCGCTCATCGAACCCCAGACTCGACGACCTTCGAACCAGGGTGTTGTCCGTCGCCTTGCCGAATGCAGCTCGCGACGCTCAACGAGAAAACCTTTTGCCGGTTCGAGCCGCGCTCGTGGTCTGGCGGCAACTGATCTGGCCGTGTCGCCGGGTCTGGGCAGGAATGGCTGCGCTATGGCTGGTGATGATCGCGATCAACGTCCTCACTCTCGACGAGCCGTTGGCGCGGAAAAAAGCGAGCCGCACGCCGATGGTGGATTTTTGGGCCTTCCTCGCTGAGCGAGAACGACTGCTCGTTGAAATGGGGGAAGCCGCCCCGCCACCACGACCACCGCAACCTGCGGCCGCTTCACGTCCAAGAAGCGAGTACCGCGTTGCAAATCGCGCACCGTGTTGAGATGCCAACCATGAAAGCTTCTGACAATCCGGCCGGATTGCGACGATCTGTTTTCGCGAGGTTCTGTCGCTGGCTGTTCAGTTGGAAGACACTTCGGCGTTCATTAGTCGCGCTGGCAGGGCTGATCACCTTGATCGCACTGCTG
This genomic interval from Candidatus Angelobacter sp. contains the following:
- a CDS encoding dihydrodipicolinate synthase family protein, encoding MAEFSQPPAWVAAKLRAGIVIPAHPLALTSARKLDERRQRVLTRYYHASGAGGVAVGVHTTQFAIRDPKHALFKPVLELAAETLAECDRRENGQTVRIAGICGGTKQAVTEGSFARETGYHAGLLSLGALKDADDTQLVAHCETVAREIPLFGFYLQPTAGGRVLSRAFWKRFVEIPNVVAIKIAPFNRYQTLDVVHAVAAAGRAGDIALYTGNDDTIVVDLLTEHVVPTGHSEVRLRIVGGLLGHWACWTRRAVELLDECRHLRGAKAIPASMLTQAAQITDCNAAFFDAENNFAGCIP
- a CDS encoding RNA polymerase sigma factor; the protein is MPVPQARAGDPAAWDALFRRYQLPLYTYVFELIKDEQAGLDIIQETFIGAVRNIAGLRENKKFGSWLFGIAHQKCVQRWRKQNREKDALEEIAASPTEADDDPARLLIRQEQEVEFMETLNQLPPAQRSVVLLHFIEEFSIEEIAGITGVPPGTVKSRLHYAKQALRKLWKEESNEKSA
- a CDS encoding NAD(P)-dependent oxidoreductase, with translation MATGPIESEEQLDSVLTRPGPVLIEFIRSVSSPLVILGAGGKMGATVGVLARRAAEAAGSKLEIIAVSRFSSEAARRRIEEQGIKTRRADLLENDNIRDLPDSMNVIYLVGLKFGTTENPSMTWAVNTLAPAAAAARYRSARIVALSTGNVYPHVPVDSGGAKESHPLTPLGEYPNAAVARERVFEYCSRKNGTPVAVIRLNYAVELRYGVLADIARKVWAGEPIDLANGCFNCIWQGDACDMILRSLSLASNPPSAFNLCCPTVISVREAASKFAELFGRRAKFTGSESGTALLSDPAKLCTELGAPATPLDSIIRWTAHWVKNGGRYLDKPTHFEVCDGRY